The Osmia bicornis bicornis chromosome 9, iOsmBic2.1, whole genome shotgun sequence genome has a segment encoding these proteins:
- the LOC114883098 gene encoding protein unc-80 homolog isoform X2 codes for MVLDVFSGNMDNRRSVDGNLQEHALPIPVQMFLWRQLRPFIRAKLGKLHEASCTFCQHAPGHHETKEACTSLEKVLVQDLHNDLTPSLSLILGKVPRWRLIQTALPYVLHAAANLLHNRKDFQTLGAMETTLLYILHWILLDAAEECAELESDPGNPFYYVFPIPTMTLFVYLFAPLCNHLKDIDFKTNLRLENGLKIWSAMYECRHPDTPCFTTHCRIKPQVLWSRSFKASKPHQMSDDVFVGGNVESPPSQSVSVLSDQSIDKMSSKQLDEDNTWVSSPKDTVFPETIPEESSGAEDEHVVIFRLPSLSESEKALDGGEASIFHVAMGKTTGFSKLTIEQVTAISAFDSCRQYLQKPISIGTEKEKEDHKTDKEKEKEKEAQDTAKPKTSSTQKAPIDSTTGLTSSCAAIDADVRAATFLDVAVLRCLFVPQWQEEGVHWALQFLYQRLRMINEEISVQQMPRRRSNSLPIPKIEVSIYQSPESKKKDVAKDFMEVPEVRDVALVSGHDVESSHTRRASEKSKKRMKMADLKAFVETKLLSKSEKALEKIGQEEPKMLYDQESHRSLDTGDNHLSRPTSFTSKIFEAKDVDHMKHPTNLIKGKSMPSLSCLINELTAGGYVGDTRIERKQSRFYSQSYTAPNPIITVTEHTPAPSPDFMKRQGSIDSQLDIISIHGSRLDSERKPSLTRSQTDSNITYASDEIPEAPGSSCYITKEGDIDLQVVLKAVHSAALRDNNCCTLRVCENILNLVELLMEMGVMKQCLREEIMGSIAESTTVVEKPDGGKKKDTAENEQEYRQDPPEKTKYSSHNLLMNCVIRVLKHLGCPHSCSEGIRGPQADFCRSQGQTILNKLHRASSKQFSRFLRSLMREQPIPEILEFFHAFVGFCVDPNQKRGSSKSPETGTQGYATNFGANLMGTTMAGGSTGGGANVSGTTGTMGATGTGSAAATYGLGAHSARGIEGHIFNCVFKALVTRFVKSLKELKSQDNLTLYCDLRQFMTYVKEVHGGVFRRVALSGILDSADRPNKRCNSNVQTTRVIRHIHQSDLEVHADIGGDTCYTVDDRGTRKFLFKKRSTSSTCASLLETELSEENAKVSQSPLGNLRKKHHILTPRQSERNLGIESLNSGKIRKSTRFQIGGIVNWFRKEYGRTDSTDSHESSESPTEGSFVRQSSFHYGHHRSASRSGRGVGLTLQKAKRRMQDQLINIGFGKSKKKESLEEVPGSYFSRRNSMEFGEASRESEFVVLKERRLVPRNPVYDGMLRFSFLLETCQPGSVPDHYLMGAILDLPYAPVAARACLLLECAHFVHQCNKGQWPTWMKMNFPIFRPSMPIHNRNATTVLSRVHVLQRTAGKLFYQWAEALGARLEELLLEDKQNVDQVISMVSDETRQRELIIEDEEEDFLDEASINGYGSQCPMALRSAACILLLEVTAFLRETYQTLPKFNKLLTKERPPPWERMYSREANRRWSMALSSMGHSQTSAQSLQSIVGDREVAPERKISFVLYEPDNESEGSSKSTVTIQGEEFQNLEKEKAKRVQPPQSRPFLLRRGTAENASGSFKKRSLKLRRGTKEGKDTECEAYRSDTSEPGFCGEISGEESPGILIDDQPPESPCDSNETDETNKNFPWMKVLVQFANSFNFYCSHQNFCHPYCHRRQMRACSRLIKSVRKIYGEEFGILNGTGIFDFDTEKKEASKKDKRGRKVSEQTSTQVSPVRRKDSVGKKYKIEKNMDGSQSCRLAQRDSSKDLADQDSEKGKETSKKSEGEPDKENSAILKYIKTQVKDVFHAPMATLVKGAVVMTEELFVDVLPVAWELLLESNQEVAASAASLFIVGAVRAPNQASELMNHGLQHSSSSVRINAILRFQVLWKLRYQVWPRMEENAHLTFKVPPPGIEFTLPSPKIGIESLPVVDPPWMPQVKTKVEEVTINQEHHRSLVTATKTRKKQQTELIKKALQAQDDKKREERENFLITTIPITVQAAYEPSPVGDDHDEGNVGDEDGGETIPRNTSHHGQSAPSLFPSSLCSAIVQIINLLDDAAVSDDGSAVYEVAYQVIWNCLVEDSALFLRYVLERLTRDKQELMFKILRHLIRFVPKLPQQAAFALYNYIIGYVMFYVRSPHEEGQKLIGTALSILWMVVHSVHGIMFKDLKQILRKEQCDASILLTANVPSAKKIVVYGPHDQDSGGIPLHFPVQEDTQFGQILRESLNFYNIEENKHQEYFLVDYKTHQIRNPSSYARDYYFFKGKSQFSEIILVHMKQEDAFSALQRQELVHKFVEIGKVLLTWAILKNVDMVVQRVVFLHEELMKLPSFPRRALEADLDLYKGGEIGRELLGLDVMHKFMWVKLIARMFEAMAGNFAYSGDIHLFLNVLNGAVILHSEDSCILRYVVATYINAAHNFKNIFSTNGYLLIIPTLLQLYSTHQTNKLVTTTVEYAVKQFYLMNRKPFILQMFGSVSTILDTDETSVHGEAHKVPSACLFNLLLSLETPSPDPLNIDELVKEEKPLRAIDFCYHDENEMVTVLDCISLCVMVIAYAPDSIRGQQMLITLEAILPCYVQQIQSPTYNKEGKTEKEIIHQLAVAVKTLVNNSEALTKYYNGPQKSSPEHKGSSQRNYGKGPYSPGFDFEDETHTTKYLEHTKVRNIYDRDNEASESCHKNEFRRPRDTLLNMVGDFVARCSARLTELNKKSQDGKTIELLDSKCHIRLADIAHSLLKISPYDASTMGCRGLRRYMNDILPSTDWSSDDMRPALTNILRRLDKTFSKIHKKASIRRNTDWTAANDLLKGVYETLAKCPYIAHFQYLKALLTTCQSLIIGDTPPEDVTSASSAALMSKIPPQHFCSTVLRLIALYVISLGEGYLHAMFSTQTRTENMLLNLLIPLFLRVGTGRKDVPKLRQSDINFALTAVLNTLWPPTTKTIPITTQNLKTTTDVRAGSLTFVARDSKTSTKMSLTLYQVAFLALKIMTICFETELKTEWTKVLRTMRLLNKRNEASTYLWNFIEFVVTHRTALYIQMLPFIVHKIGQAPISEHERNMQSTIRAKINGDTKTVPKSRGTLLTDLIHELKDLKEEIEDRKFDEAQPEPKRSVADMHSIPEGQPRTQRLSLIDRLTGDLGSRGHMNHQSNSSSTVKTTQPSQVSTPPNGIQTARGSSTSGGSSTLREASEVVAGEHQHTDQQITTDRSQPSSTNDERNHVKPHPILTHQKAPKLRFLSSVEFRHSSGETMTSQLSPTSPNEDSSGECRPDKPRLQRSMGQSKKTFRLRKSRRAHIEMSQSKPESIDNVCQVQTTQPSVLTPPTPVMDPSSFSIPSDSSSIRSRRSSSIRQSDCEKGTNLTSEQLHGLLHHHHHHHHHHHLHLQTSDVSWDEDTSSTSGYRESYSMQLVSLESNNNNARTVQAPPLASPDLNDIPSTSSTTTHVFEGSSPECSINGSGGEKTALLTSSQRTTSQHSLLMVFPNQDEDTLI; via the exons ATGGTTTTAGACGTTTTCAGTGGAAACATGGATAATCGTCGATCCGTCGATGGAAACCTACAGGAACATGCTCTGCCGATCCCGGTGCAGATGTTCCTCTGGAGACAGTTGAG ACCATTCATTCGTGCTAAACTTGGGAAACTTCACGAAGCATCCTGCACG TTCTGTCAACACGCGCCAGGCCATCAT GAGACGAAGGAAGCTTGCACG TCTCTCGAGAAGGTGTTGGTTCAAGATCTGCACAATGATCTAACACCCTCTTTGAGCTTGATACTGGGCAAGGTGCCACGCTGGCGTTTGATTCAAACCGCTCTTCCCTACGTTCTCCATGCCGCAGCCAATCTCCTGCACAATAG GAAGGATTTTCAAACTCTCGGAGCTATGGAGACGACGCTTCTTTATATCCTTCATTGGATACTTCTCGACGCTGCTGAAGAATGCGCGGAACTCGAATCTGATCCTGGAAATCCTTTTTATTATGTCTTTCCCATTCCCACCATGACT CTGTTTGTATATCTCTTCGCGCCTCTGTGCAATCATTTAAAAGACATCGACTTCAAAACTAATTTACGATTGGAGAACGGTTTGAAAATATGGTCGGCTATGTACGAATGTCGTCATCCAGATACACCCTGCTTTACCACGCATTGTAGGATCAAACCGCAAGTTTTATGGAGTCGATCCTTTAAGGCTTCCAAGCCGCATCAAATGTCTGACGATGTGTTTGTTGGAGGAA ATGTTGAAAGTCCACCCAGTCAGTCAGTTAGCGTTCTTTCAGATCAAAGCATTGATAAAATGTCATCAAAGCAGCTGGACGAGGAT AACACTTGGGTGTCATCGCCAAAAGACACTGTATTCCCAGAAACGATTCCAGAAGAAAGTTCTGGTGCTGAGGATGAACACGTA GTAATCTTCAGGTTGCCTTCCCTTAGTGAATCAGAAAAAGCACTCGATGGG gGTGAAGCTAGCATTTTTCATGTAGCTATGGGCAAAACAACTGGTTTCTCGAAATTAACGATAGAACAAGTTACAGCAATTTCAGCATTCGACTCTTGCAGGCAATATCTTCAGAAGCCTATAAGCATAGG CActgagaaagagaaagaagatcACAAGACGgataaagaaaaggaaaaggaaaaggaagcgCAGGATACAGCCAAGCCAAAAACTTCCAGCACTCAAAAAGCTCCTATTGATTCTACTACAGGATTAACGAGTAGTTGTGCTGCTATTGATGCAGATGTTCGTGCTGCTACTTTTCTCGATGTAGCTGTTCTCAGGTGTCTTTTCGTTCCTCAATGGCAGGAGGAGGGGGTGCATTGGGctttgcaatttttgtacCAGCG ATTACGCATGATAAACGAAGAAATATCAGTGCAACAAATGCCACGTCGTCGTAGCAATTCCTTACCGATACCAAAAATTGAAGTGTCAATTTATCAGAGTCCTGAAAGTAAGAAAAAGGATGTGGCGAAAGATTTCATGGAAGTTCCCGAAGTTCGTGACGTTGCCTTGGTATCCG GCCACGATGTTGAATCAAGTCACACGAGACGAGCCAgtgaaaaatcgaagaagAGAATGAAAATGGCTGATCTTAAAGCATTCGTTGAAACAAAATTGTTATCCAAATCTGAAAAGGCACTTGAGAAAATTGGCCAGGAAGAACCAAAGATGCTATACGATCAg GAGAGCCACAGAAGTCTGGACACAGGGGATAATCACTTATCGAGGCCAACATCTTTCacttcaaaaatttttgaagCAAAAGATGTTGACCATATGAAACATCCAACGAATTTGATCAAAGGAAAAAGCATGCCCAGTTTAAG CTGCTTGATTAACGAGCTGACCGCGGGAGG GTACGTTGGTGATACTCGAATCGAGAGGAAACAAAGTCGATTTTATAGCCAATCGTATACTGCACCCAACCCTATCATCACAGTTACGGAACACACCCCCGCGCCATCCCCAGACTTCATGAAACGACAG GGTTCGATCGACAGTCAATTAGATATTATTAGCATACACGGCAGTCGTTTAGATTCGGAAAGGAAACCAAGCCTAACGAGATCGCAGACAGACTCTAACATTACTTATGCCAGTGATGAAATACCGGAAGCGCCAGGATCCTCTTGTTACATTACTAAAGAAGGGGACATTGATCTACAAGTGGTTTTAAAA GCTGTACATTCAGCCGCTTTACGAGACAATAACTGCTGTACATTACGAGTGTGTGagaatattttgaatttgGTGGAACTTCTAATGGAAATGGGAGTAATGAAACAGTGTCTCCGTGAAGAAATCATGGGCAGTATAGCTG aATCGACAACGGTGGTTGAGAAACCAGACGgtggaaagaagaaagataCTGCTGAGAATGAACAGGAATATCGACAGGATCCTCCAGAGAAAACTAAATATTCATCCCACAATCTGCTAATGAACTGCGTGATTAGAGTTCTGAAGCATCTAGGTTGTCCGCATAGTTGTTCAGAAGGGATACGAGGACCACAAGCAGATTTTTGTCGTTCTCAGGGACAAACGATCCTCAACAAATTACACCGAGCCAGTTCCAAGCAATTCTCACGATTTTTGAGGTCACTGATGCGGGAGCAACCGATACCGGAAATTTTGGAGTTCTTTCACGCATTCGTTGGATTCTGCGTGGATCCAA aTCAGAAGCGAGGATCCAGTAAATCACCAGAGACCGGAACTCAGGGATACGCGACAAATTTTGGTGCTAATTTAATGGGAACGACGATGGCCGGTGGGAGTACTGGTGGTGGTGCAAACGTAAGCGGTACCACGGGAACCATGGGGGCGACAGGGACCGGAAGTGCAGCCGCGACTTATGGTCTTGGCGCCCATAGCGCTCGGGGTATAGAGGGTCATATTTTCAATTGCGTGTTCAAGGCACTGGTTACACGCTTTGTGAAATCGCTTAAAGAGTTAAAATCCCAGGAcaatttaaccctttactGTGATCTTCGTCAGTTTATGACTTATGTCAAAGAGGTCCATGGTGGTGTGTTTCGTCGTGTTGCTCTCAGTGGTATCTTGGACTCTGCTGACAGACCTAATAAAAGGTGCAACAGTAATGTCCAAACCACTCGAGTTATCAG ACACATACATCAGTCAGATTTAGAAGTGCACGCGGATATCGGAGGAGATACATGTTACACTGTGGACGATAGAGGAACTCGaaagtttctttttaaaaaacgTAGCACATCCTCCACGTGTGCg AGTCTTCTTGAAACAGAATTAAGCGAAGAGAATGCGAAAGTCAGCCAAAGTCCTCTAGGTAATTTGAGGAAGAAACATCATATACTCACTCCAAGGCAAAGTGAACGTAATTTAGGAATTGAATCTTTGAATTCtggaaaaattcgaaaatcgACTCGTTTTCAAATAGGTGGCATAG TCAATTGGTTTCGAAAGGAATACGGCAGAACCGATTCTACTGATAGTCATGAAAGCAGCGAGTCACCAACTGAGGGTAGTTTTGTTAGGCAATCAAGTTTTCATTATGGTCACCACCGTAGTGCGTCCAGGTCAGGACGAGG TGTTGGTCTAACTCTACAGAAGGCAAAACGTAGAATGCAAGACCAGCTGATTAATATTGGCTTTGGAAAGAgcaagaagaaagaaagtcTAGAGGAAGTACCTGGAAGTT ATTTCAGTAGAAGGAATTCTATGGAATTCGGCGAAGCATCAAGGGAATCTGAATTCGTAGTACTGAAGGAAAGAAGGCTGGTACCTCGAAATCCAGTCTATGATGGAATGCTGAGATTCTCATTCTTATTGGAAACTTGTCAACCGGGTTCGGTTCCTGATCATTATCTAATGGGGGCAATCTTAGAtctt CCCTATGCACCGGTGGCCGCTCGAGCGTGTTTATTATTGGAATGCGCTCACTTTGTGCATCAGTGTAATAAAGGACAATGGCCAACTtggatgaaaatgaattttcccATATTCCGTCCATCGATGCCTATTCATAATAGAAATGCTACCACAGTGCTGAGCAGAGTACACGTGTTGCAACGCACTgctggaaaattattttatcaatgGGCAGAG GCTCTTGGGGCACGATTAGAGGAATTGTTATTGGAAGATAAACAAAATGTCGATCAAGTGATATCAATGGTGTCTGATGAAACCAGACAACGAGAGTTAATTATTgaggatgaagaagaagatttCCTTGATGAag CTAGCATAAATGGTTATGGATCACAGTGTCCCATGGCGTTACGTTCGGCAGCCTGTATTCTACTTTTGGAAGTGACAGCATTTTTAAGAGAAACTTATCAAACTCTACCAAAATTTAACAAACTTTTAACAAAAGAACGTCCACCACCTTGGGAACGGATGTACAGTAGAGAAGCAAATCGACGGTGGAGTATGGCACTCTCTTCTATGGGTCATTCCCAGACGTCTGCACAGAGTCTTCAATCCATCGTGGGCGATCGCGAGGTGGCTC cGGAGCGTAAAATCAGCTTCGTCCTGTACGAACCAGATAATGAATCCGAAGGTAGTAGCAAATCAACAGTCACCATTCAAGgagaagaatttcaaaatcttGAAAAAGAGAAGGCTAAGAGAGTGCAACCACCTCAGAGTCGAccgtttcttcttcgtcgtgGTACCGCTGAAAATGCAAGTGgttcttttaaaaaaagaagcttGAAACTTCGACGAGGTACCAAAGAGGGCAAGGATACCGAATGCGAGGCTT ACAGGAGCGACACATCCGAACCAGGGTTCTGCGGTGAAATCAGCGGAGAGGAATCACCGGGGATCCTCATAGACGATCAACCACCTGAGAGTCCCTGCGACAGCAACGAAACAGacgaaacgaataaaaattttccttgGATGAAGGTCCTAGTACAATTCGCCAATTCGTTCAACTTCTACTGTTCCCATCAGAACTTCTGTCATCCTTATTGCCATCGGCGTCAAATGCGAGCTTGTAGCAGGTTAATCAAATCCGTGAGGAAGATTTACGGAGAGGAATTTGGAATTCTGAACGGCACGGGAATATTTGATTTCGATACAGAGAAAAAGGAAGCTAGTAAGAAGGACAAGCGTGGTAGGAAAGTTTCAGAGCAAACTAGCACTCAGGTATCACCAGTAAGGAGAAAGGACAGCGTGGGGAAAAAAtacaa gATCGAGAAGAACATGGATGGATCCCAATCCTGCAGACTAGCCCAACGCGATTCATCCAAAGACCTGGCCGACCAAGATTCAGAAAAAGGTAAAGAAACCTCGAAGAAGTCCGAAGGGGAGCCGGACAAAGAAAATTCAGCGATTCTAAAATACATCAAGACCCAAGTGAAGGATGTGTTCCACGCACCCATGGCGACTTTGGTGAAAGGAGCGGTGGTAATGACGGAGGAGTTATTCGTCGACGTTCTACCTGTCGCCTGGGAGCTTCTGTTGGAATCGAACCAAGAAGTCGCAGCTTCGGCAGCGTCTCTCTTCATAGTAGGAGCTGTACGAGCTCCGAATCAAGCGAGCGAATTAATGAACCATGGTCTTCAACACAGCAGTTCCAGCGTACGAATAAACGCCATATTGAGATTTCAAGTTCTATGGAAGCTACGCTATCAGGTCTGGCCACGAATGGAAGAGAACGCCCATTTGACGTTCAAAGTTCCTCCGCCCGGTATAGAATTTACGTTGCCCTCGCCGAAGATCGGTATCGAATCGTTGCCGGTGGTGGATCCACCGTGGATGCCTCAGGTGAAAACGAAAGTAGAGGAAGTGACGATCAATCAGGAGCATCAT AGGTCTCTGGTGACGGCTACGAAAACACGTAAGAAGCAACAAACGGAACTGATAAAGAAGGCTTTACAGGCACAGGATGACAAGAAACgcgaagaaagagagaacTTTTTAATCACTACTATACCGATTACCGTGCAGGCTGCGTACGAACCGAGTCCTGTCGGAGATGACCACGATGAAG GAAATGTCGGGGACGAAGACGGTGGTGAAACGATACCAAGGAACACGTCCCATCACGGTCAATCCGCGCCTTCGTTATTTCCTTCCTCTTTATGCTCGGCGATCGTACAGATCATCAACCTGCTGGACGATGCTGCTGTTTCCGACGATGGAAGCGCTGTTTACGAAGTTGCATATCAA gTCATATGGAACTGTTTGGTGGAAGACAGTGCTCTGTTTCTTCGTTACGTTTTAGAACGTCTTACCAGAGATAAGCAAGAATtgatgtttaaaattttaagacACCTTATTCGATTCGTACCAAAGCTACCCCAACAGGCCGCATTCGCtttgtataattatataattggTTACGTTATGTTTTACGTACGCTCCCCTCACGAAGAAGGGCAGAAATTAATTGGAACTGCACTTTCCATACTGTGGATg GTCGTGCACAGTGTTCATGGAATAATGTTTAAAGATTTGAAACAGATACTACGGAAAGAACAGTGCGATGCTTCTATTTTATTAACTGCGAATGTTCCATCTGCTAAAAAAATCGTAGTTTATGGTCCTCATGATCAGGATTCCGGAGGAATTCCATTACACTTTCCGGTGCAGGAAGACACACAGTTCGGTCAGATACTTCGGGAATCCTTGAATTTCTACAacattgaagaaaataagcaCCAAGAATATTTTCTTGTCGACTATAAAACAC ATCAAATTCGCAATCCGTCGTCGTACGCTCGAgattattatttcttcaaaGGTAAATCACAATTTTCCGAAATTATATTGGTACATATGAAACAAGAGGACGCGTTCAGTGCTTTGCAACGGCAAGAGTTGGTTCATAAATTCGTTGAAATTGGAAAGGTCCTATTAACGTGGGCAATTTTGAAGAACGTCGATATGGTGGTGCAGAGGGTGGTTTTTCTTCATGAAGAACTAATGAAATTACCCTCGTTTCCACGAAGAGCATTAGAAGCAGACCTGGATTTGTACAAGGGCGGTGAAATAGGCAGG GAACTTCTTGGTCTGGACGTGATGCACAAATTCATGTGGGTCAAATTAATCGCAAGGATGTTCGAAGCGATGGCTGGCAATTTCGCCTACTCAGGAGACATCCATCTctttttaaacgttttaaaCGGTGCAGTTATTCTTCACAGCGAGGATTCATGTATTTTGCGTTACGTAGTAGCTACATACATAAACGCAGCTCATAATTTCAAGAACATTTTCTCAACGAATggttatttattaattataccgACTTTGTTGCAATTGTATTCCACTCATCAGACGAATAAGTTGGTGACAACCACTGTGGAATATGCTGTGAAACAATTTTATCTGATGAATCGAAAGCCATTTATTCTTCAGATGTTTGGAAGTGTTTCTACCATTTTGGATACGGACGAAACGAGTGTTCATGGAGAAGCACATAAG GTTCCCTCAGCCtgtttattcaatttattgtTGAGCTTGGAGACTCCATCGCCGGACCCTTTAAACATAGATGAATTGGTGAAGGAGGAGAAGCCTTTAAGAGCCATTGATTTTTGTTATCACGATGAGAACGAAATGGTCACGGTATTAGATTGCATATCTCTTTGCGTGATGGTGATAGCTTATGCGCCAGATTCAATTAGAGGGCAACAAATGCTG atTACGTTGGAAGCAATATTACCGTGTTATGTTCAGCAAATTCAATCTCCAACTTATAACAAGGAAGGAAAAACTGAGAAGGAAATAATACATCAATTGGCTGTTGCTGTGAAAACTTTAGTTAATAATTCTGAGGCACTGACCAA atacTATAATGGACCTCAAAAATCAAGTCCAGAGCACAAAGGTTCCAGTCAAAGGAATTATGGCAAAGGTCCGTACTCACCGGGTTTTGATTTTGAGGATGAAACTCATACTACCAAGTACCTAGAGCACACCAAGGTGCGCAATATTTATGATCGAGATAACGAAGCTAGTGAAAGTTgtcataaaaatgaatttcgtCGTCCACGAGACACGTTGTTAAATATGGTAGGAGATTTTGTAGCAAGATGTTCAGCTCGTTTAACAGAATTGAATAAAAAGTCACAGGATGGGAAGACGATCGAATTATTGGACTCCAAGTGTCACATA cgATTAGCAGACATAGCGCACAGTCTTTTAAAGATATCTCCATACGATGCGAGCACGATGGGTTGTCGTGGCTTAAGACGATACATGAATGATATTTTACCATCAACTGATTGGTCCAGCGATGATATGAGACCAGCCTTAACGAATATTTTAAGAAGACTCGATAAAACTTTTagtaaaattcataaaaaagCTTCGATTAGAAGGAATACCGATTGGACAGCTGCGAATGATCTCTTGAAAGGGGTGTATGAAACGTTGGCCAAATGCCCTTACATTGcacattttcaatatttgaaaGCACTGCTAACTACTTGTCAG TCATTAATTATTGGAGATACCCCACCGGAAGATGTGACATCAGCTTCCTCGGCCGCTTTAATGAGCAAAATACCGCCGCAACATTTTTGCTCGACGGTACTTCGATTGATAGCACTTTACGTTATATCTCTCGGTGAAGGATACCTTCATGCCATGTTTTCTACCCAAACTAGAACCGAGAATATGTtacttaatttattaataccgTTGTTCTTGCGTGTGGGAACTGGAAGGAAAG ATGTACCAAAGCTAAGACAGTCGGACATCAATTTTGCTCTAACAGCGGTGTTGAACACTCTATGGCCTCCGACAACTAAAACTATACCAATAACTACCCAAAATCTGAAAACCACAACGGATGTGAGAGCGGGTAGTCTGACGTTTGTGGCGAGAGATTCGAAGACTTCGACGAAAATGTCGTTGACGTTGTATCAAGTTGCCTTTTTAG CACTGAAGATAATGACGATATGTTTCGAAACGGAATTGAAGACCGAATGGACGAAAGTCTTGCGCACAATGCGTTTATTAAACAAACGAAACGAAGCGTCCACTTACTTGtggaattttattgaattcgtGGTGACACATCGCACAGCTTTATACATCCAAATGCTTCCGTTTATCGTTCATAAAATTGGCCAGGCACCAATTTCAGAACACGAGAGAAATATGCAGAGCACAATACGCGCGAAGATTAACGGTGATACTAAAACGGTACCAAAATCTCGCGGCACTTTGCTAACTGATCTTATACACGAATTGAAGGACTTGAAGGAAGAAATAGAAGATCGAAAATTTG ATGAAGCACAACCCGAACCAAAAAGGAGTGTTGCAGACATGCACTCCATACCGGAAGGACAGCCTCGAACTCAGAGATTATCATTAATTGATCGTTTGACTGGAGATCTCGGATCCAGGGGTCATATGAATCACCAGTCGAACTCAAGTAGTACTGTAAAAACGACACAACCGAGTCAAGTATCCACACCGCCAAACGGTATACAAACTGCACGCG GATCAAGCACTAGCGGAGGATCCTCAACCCTTCGCGAGGCAAGCGAGGTTGTCGCTGGCGAACATCAACACACGGATCAACAAATAACGACAG ATAGATCTCAACCATCTTCTACTAACGATGAACGTAACCATGTTAAGCCTCATCCTATATTAACTCATCAAAAGGCGCCAAAACTGCGCTTTCTCTCTTCTGTAGAGTTTAGGCACTCATCAG GGGAGACCATGACGAGTCAACTGAGCCCGACCAGTCCAAACGAGGACAGTTCAGGCGAATGTCGTCCAGACAAACCTCGATTACAACGATCTATGGGTCAAAGCAAGAAGACTTTCCGGTTGAGAAAAAGCCGAAGAGCTCATATTGAG ATGTCACAATCAAAACCAGAATCAATCGACAACGTCTGTCAAGTACAAACCACTCAACCATCGGTCCTGACACCACCTACACCAGTAATGGACCCTTCGAGCTTTAGCATCCCTTCAGATTCCTCGTCGATTCGTTCGAGGCGAAGCTCGTCGATTCGTCAATCAGATTGTGAGAAGGGTACCAATTTAACAAGCGAACAACTTCACGGTCTTCTTCACCATCACCATCatcaccaccatcaccaccatcTTCACCTTCAAACCTCAGACGTCTCGTGGGACGAGGACACTTCCAGCACATCCGGCTATCGCGAATCGTACAGTATGCAATTAGTATCTTTAGAAAGTAACAACAATAATGCTCGTACGGTTCAAGCACCACCCTTGGCATCGCCAGATTTAAATGACATACCTTCGACGAGCAGCACCACCACTCATGTATTCGAAGGTAGTTCACCGGAGTGTTCCATCAACGGAAGTGGAGGAGAAAAAACTGCGTTGTTGACTTCCAGTCAGAGGACCACGTCCCAACATTCTTTACTGATGGTTTTCCCGAATCAAGATGAGGATACGTTAATATAG